A stretch of DNA from Silvanigrella paludirubra:
ACTTATCTTTAAAAAATGCTCTGGATTTAATTTATTTCTATACAAGGAATAAAAAAGAAGTTCAGTATGACATTAGTTTAATTGAGTTTGAAAATCATTCCAACTTAAGTTACAATGCATTTTATTCAAAAAATCCAAGATCTGTTCATTCCATATTTTTTACAAATAATAACCCTTTAGGCATCTCTCATAATTTCAGGAAATTTATTTAATTTGCAATTGATAGAGAGGCATTACAAAAATTAATACCGGGTACATCAGTTTCAACTGAATTACTTCCTAAAAATTATTGGGGACGTGCGCAATTAAATAATACATATAATCCTAAAAAAGTGCAAGAATTATTTAATTCATTGCCTAAAGAATTAAGGGAAACAGAATGGCAAGTTCCATTTGAAATTTCAGGTCTCATCATTGTCCAATTAGATCCTCTAATTACATTTGCCGCCCTTAAAGTTAATTTATTTAATTTATAAGAAAAGCCTTTATTTGATCAAAAACTTGAAGATTTATATGATCAAGCATTTAAGTCGAGTACAAAAGAAGAAAAAGTAAACCGCGTCCAAACACTTTCACATTATGTAAATGAAAAGGCATATTTAATACCTTTAATAGAAAGGAAAATGATTATTTATTAGAATCCAAAAACGGTTGAAAATTTAGGTGAACAAGATCAGGCTCTAATCTTTAATGCATCACATGTAGAAATAAAGAAAATAAGAAAATTAAATTTATATTAACAATATCATGTCAAGACTTTTTAGACTAAAAAAATTCATTCAATAAGCAACTTAAAAAATCAAAATAGTTACTTAACATTTATTTTTTTTAATATAAATAACGCTTTAGTTGGTTCTGAAGGTTTTTGTATATATTTCTCAATTATAAAATTTGATTTTTCAAAAAGTTCTTTAAAATCTTGATAATTACGCTCACTAGATCCAAAATAGAGTTTCATTGAAAATCTTCCTACAATTTCAGTTTGATCTGAAATAGCTTCAAATGGAACAACTGTATCAAAAACTATAAGTTTTGATGTTTCGCTCATGCGTTCATTAAGATTTTTTAATATTAAATGAGCATCAGCATCTTTCCAATTGTGAAGAATCCAAGATAAAATATATGTTGTTCCGTTTTCTGGTATTGTTGAAGGTTTAAAAAAATCACCATCTTTTAATTGAATACGAGATTGAATATTACTAAATCTTGTATTCAACTCCTTTTTTAATAATTCAATAATTTCAATTCTTTCAAAAAGAATTGCTTTAGAAATATTGAATTTATTTAATAAAGAAACTAATAAGTTTCCAGAGCCACCACCACAATCAACTAGAACCTCATTATCATTTATAGAAATATTATCTATGATCCAATCTGAGTGAATTTTTGATTTTTCAGTCATTGCTCCAAGAAAAGATGAGACTCTTTCCTGATTAGAAAAAAGCTGCGTCCAAGTATCGTTAGAGCTAGATGAATTAATTAATTCAACTGCAGATTTTCCAAATTTTACAGCTTCATCAATATAATTCCAGTGATCACCCCATGTAGATAGACTAAGAAGTAAATTTTTTAGAAAATATTTTGATTTTGAATTTAAATAAGTTAACGCTTCTTCTGTATTATAAAAATATTGATCATTTTGGAGAACGACCCCAATTTTTTTTAAAAGAAGCATAAAATCTTTAGTATAATCAAAATCAAGATTTAATGAAATTGCTATTTCTTTTGCGGTCATTTTCTCATTTGATAGTTTTTCAAAAATTCCTAGCTTACATGCAGCTAAAATAATTTTTCCATCATATAGATTTAATAAAGGAGTAATTTTTCCATAATTCATATTAATATACCAATCTTTTTATTGAATACAAAGTACCCATTATGCTAATAATTAAAACACAGAATCCAGAAATAATAAATATTGCTCCCCAGGAGGAAATATTAATAGTTAAAAAAGAAAACAATAATATTCCAAATAAGTTTGTTACTGATGAAATAAATGCTAATTGGCCAAAGTAAATTCTTTTTAAAGAGCTATCAGAATTAGGTATTTCAGCAATAAAGGAACGAAATCCATTTAAAAGTAATGTCATACCAATCGCCATAATTATATTACCTAAAGATAAAACTAATAAATTACTACTTGAACCAATTATAGCAAGACCACCACCTGACATAATTCCAGCAAATTTTCTATGTCTAGTTAATAAAGGCCATTTAGTAGTAATAAATCCAGAAACAAGCATAGAAATATTTTGAATTGTCATAAATACTGCGATCATTTTTGGATTTAAATTAATCTCATTAAGATAGACTAAAATACCTCCATTATAAGTTGAAGCCATTAAATTAATTATAATTACAATAATCCAAAAAAAATAGTTATTAATATAAAAAGAGAATAATCCTTTTTGATTATAAGAATTTATATTCAAATAATTTATTTTGTTATTTGTTAAAAATAAAAATATAAATAAAGCTGATATTACATAAGAAAGTCCATTAATTAAAATTATATAAATAATTGGTATTTTCAAAGTAAATAATAATATAATTGAAATTGATGGAGCTAATATTTTTGTTGCTGTTAAAAATGTTGAATCTAAATGTAAGTATCTAGTTGTATTCTCTGAGGCTAGAAACTGTTGTGCTGAAGCTGTAATTAAAATAGAAAAAAGAGTAAAAATAAGACTAAACAAAGCTAAAGAATATTTTGATAAAATATAATTACCATCTGTATTTATTTCAAAAATGCAAATTAAAAACGTAAAAATACCTGCACAAAAATTTGCAAAAATTAATATTTCTTTTGATGAGAAAATTAATAGCCGGGGTAGAATTACCCAGTTTCCTAGAAAACTTCCAGTTACTGAAGCTAAAATTACAAATGGTATTTCTGATTCTCTTTTTGAGCTTACTAAATATAAAAGTATTGAGTATGTGCAAATAGTTGAACCAATGTTTGATATAAATCTTCCAATAATTAAATTTATAATATTTTTTATGTCCATAAATTAGCTATAAACCTTTGAACATATACTGCATGGAGTTGAATTATTATCCATCTTAAATTTATGATCTTCAATATTTGAATTTTTATATTTCAAATAATCTTCAAATGAACCTAAACTTAGAAATATAAATTTATCATCAAAATGTGCTTTAGCAAAAATTTCATAAATTGAGAGCTCTTCTAGTTTACTAAAACTAATATGTTTCTTAGGATAAATAGTTCCTGTACAATATACCCATCCACTATCAGGGTAAACCGCTGCTCTATTTCGAACAGGACATTTTAAATCGTTGAGTTTAGGTTCAGTTAAATTATTTATTTTTAGTAATGATTTAGCTCTTCCTGACTTACTAAATTTTGATCGATATTTCCATTCTATTATATGTGCTATATTATATTCTTTTGCTTTTGATATAATATCTTTTAAATATTCATTATTTTCTAAAACTTCAATATCAAATAAACATTTATTTCCAATAATTTCATAATGGCGTTTTGCAAAATTTAAAATATGTTCTACAGATATAAATGGTAAATGAAATTGACCTGTGCTAATTTTTACATGATCTTCAGCATTGTTTCCAAATCCAACACTTTTTAATTGTTTTAATATATTACATAATTTAAGATCGTCTTTACCTAAAAATCCATTACTAAATGGAATAATTTTTTCAATTTTTAAATTCTTTAATTCCTGAACGAGTTCTACCAATTCATCTGGGAATTGGAATGGTTCTCCTCCTGATATTCCTACTTCATTTAAGCCCATTGAAACCCATTCGGTAATATTTGATTTAATTTGCTTCCATTCTATAAATTTTTTCTTATTTTCAGGACTACTTGCATTATAACAATGAGCACATCTTGCATTACAATAAAATGATGTAGTTATTCCTAGACTTTTTGGAAGCCAAATAGGATATACCGATTCAATGAAAGATTGAAAACTCATATTATAATTATTTGATTTAATGGAATGAAAGTATCCATAAATTTCAAATTTTGATAATCCCCAAAATGAGTTATATTTTGAGTTATTATTCATTGCCAATGATTGAGAATTCCAACCATATATATTACTTAATTTTTCAATTATTTCTGAAGTATTTTTTTCTTTTTTAAATACTTGAATAGATATTTTTCCCTTTATTGATTTAATTTTAATTATGCCTGTTAGAGAATATTTTTCATAAATATATCCATTTACAGATAATAAAATACTATTTTCCTCTGATAGAATAAAAAATTCTTTTACAAATTCATAAAGATAGGGAATTGATTCATCTGTTTTAATAAGTCCAAATTCTATTTGTTGTGCTGCAATTGCAGCTGTAAAAAAATATAATTTGGATTTATTATAATAAGGAATATCTGAATTTCTAATATAATTTTGAAAATTTAATAAATCTCCCCAGCTTCCATAATCTCCTGCAATTGGTTCAGTTTTATCAAGATAATTATCAAGTAAATTTATTAAAATATCATTTTCATCATTTATAAAGGCACCTTTTAATGTGTCAAAAATCCAATCTTTACGATCGCGCCTATATCGCTCTTTTTGAATTTTTACTCCAATATTATTTAAATTTAATATTTCTTGTAATTCTTTTTTAAATCCCGAAAATTGATCTAACACGTCGAGTCTCCTCTAAAGTTTCTTCAAATGGAGGGATTTTTTGTTCACGTTCAATAACAATTAAAGTATTTTCTTCAAATATTGATCGGTATTGTTTCAATAAATCCCAGCTTCTTTTATTAACTGGACTTGAATGAGTATCTCTATAAAAATTTTCATGCCATTCACCCCCTGCGAGATGAATTTCTCCAATTGAAACTCCATTTAATTTTTCTAATTCCATATCTGCAGAGATACCAAAATTTATTTCATTTGCAACTAAATTTGAAATATCTAGAAGCATTTTTGATTTTCTTCCCTTAAAACATTTTGGAAATATATTTACCGCGCTATTTTGATGTTCCATTAGAAATGGTGCTGCAGGATTTTCAAAATAAAATGGACATGAAGTTATTTTGGATTCTATAATACTTAATCTCTTATTAAGAAGATTTTCTGCCTCAATTCCAATGGGAGCTGGTGTTAGACTGGAAAATGCTATTCCATCTAATGTAGTTAAAGCATAATGATCCGCCCAAGCTAAAAATGAATTAGAATTTAAAAATTTTTCGTGTAATTCTAATTTATTATCTTCCCAGGGTGAAGGGTCTAGCAAAGATAATGAATATCCATGTGCAGTTGCTGGTTTGTGATCTAATATTTTTTGAAGTGTTTCTTTTGCTTTAAAATCTTTACGGTAAATAAAACCTTCAATAGCTATTTCAACAAAATCTATTTCTGGATGTTTTAATGATTTTTCATAATACTCTTTAGGTACATGTTGTGGGGAAAGGGATATTCCAATTTTCAATTTTTTTTACTCCAAAAAAATTATAATGGAGTACAAAAAATGTACTCCATTATAATTTTTTATAATAATTAATAGCAATAATTACATATAACAAATTGTATGACCAGAAACTTCAATGTCTTCAATAATAATTATAGTTTCATTATTTTCTTTTAAATTTTCCATTTTTGACTCCTTATAGATTATTTTTTGATCCAGGTTTTTAATGTATTTCATTTTTTTTAAATGACAAATTGCTAATGTCAAAAATTTGTCATATTATTTATTTGTATTTTTGGGGTTTCTATGAAATTTTTAAAAGTCTTTTTTAATAAAAAATTGAAAGAACAAGATTCGATTTTTGTTATTTTGAAAATTTGTATATAAACATGCAACAATTCGTTTATTGGTTTTAAAATATTTATTGACTTACTTAAAAAATAAAAATTATGAATACTCTTCAAACTGAATTTAAATTCAGTTTGTTATATTTCTTTAAATAAAACAACTAAAGATAAATTAATTACAAATTAAAAAATTAATAATGATTTTTGAATTAAATATTATGGTAATTTACTTTATAGTACTGAAAAATAATTAAATAAAATTCTTATTATTATGCTCTAATAATCTCTTTTTAAATGAATTTGAATACTTAAAATTTGATAGATAAGAATAACTCAACGACAATTATATTATATTACATTACATTTTAATCCTGCAAATAATATAAAAGTCATAGAATTAATATTTGAGATTATAATTTAAATAGAATATTTACTTCCCTCTCTCGTCTAAAAAAATTTTAGCTGTATAAAAATATTGTAGTTTTATACAGAATTCTTAATCTAAGGAGAGAATATGACAAGAAAAAGGAGTTTCTTTTTATATCCAATACTTGCAGTCAATATGATTAGTATAAGTAGTTAAGCGAATACGATTTTGAATATTCTTATACAGCAGTAGAAGATAAAAATGTAGTCAAAATATCAAGAGCAGAAGACATAGAAATAATCTACTTAGTTGTAGCGACCCACCTTGGAAAATTCTCAGGACCGAATTGTGGACTGTCTGGCCCAAATTAAACCACCTTGAATATTTTCCAAGGTGGGTCGCTACATATATGTTGTAATTACAAATGGTCATCAATTTATTATAGGAAAATTTGTAAATACAAAAGGTACTAATTGGGAAGAAAATACTATAAGAATTTTTTAGACTTTGGATGATATAGAAAAAAATTTCATAGAGTTTTACAATTTAATCTCCAAGGAATCTATTTTAAAAAATAGTTTTATAAAACTTCAAGACGATGATTTTGATAATGGTATGATCCCCGAAAAGTGGACTGTTAAATTTCATAATTTTCTTCATATTCTAAAGGTGCGTGATAATCAAGGGCAGAGTGAGCACGGATTCGATTATAAAACACCTCTATATATTCTATGACTGAAGATTTTTGCTTCTTTTCTTGTAAGAAAGTTACAACGATGCACTAATTCTTTTTTCAAAGTGGAAAAAAATGATTCCTTTTGGAAAATGAAATCTTTTTTGTATGCCATATTTAGTGAATTCAAAACAAGTTCTCTTTTTAAATTATCTTGCATGCTCCAACCAATTATCGCTCTTGAAAAAGTATCTAAAATTATGCACAAATAAATCCAGCCTTCTTTAGTTGGAATATAAGTAATATCGCTAGTCCAAATTTCATTTGGTTTATAGGAGGTAAAGTCTCCCGAAATTAAATTTGGACAATGTAATGCTTGTTTATCAATCTTTGTTGTTATTTTAAATTTGGGTTTTCCAATCCCTCTTCTGTATCCATATGTTGGTCTTCCATTTGTTATTATTCTTAATATTAAAATAATTTCTTCATCTGATATGATATTATTTTGTTCCCTTAACTTTCGAGAGCTATTATTATTTTCTTGTTGAAAAGTGCTTAATAAGTGAGAGCGTGAAACACCAAGCGCTTCGGCAATTGGTTTCATTTGAAATCTCCGAGTCCTTGCAAGGGCTCTTGCGAGATCAGTTTTTTTTCACGTCCTATTTTTACCGCTTCTTTTAATATTTCTACTTCAAGGGTTTTACGTCCCAAAATACGTTCTAATTCATGTATTTTTTTCTGTAATGCCTTCAATTCAGATATGGGAACTACCTTTTCTTCTGCTTCTACCGCTTCCATTTGTCCTTCTTTCATAAGTCTCCTCCAAACATACAATTGGCTCGGTTGGATCCGGTATTTTCTAGACACAGAACTTGTAGAACTTTCTGGCTGCAATGTTTCCTCAACAATTCTAAGCTTTTCTTCTGCCGTAAATCGCCTCCGGCATCGCATTCCAAATATGACTTCAGTCGTATTACTAGTCTTACTAATAATATTTAACACCCATTAATTTTATAGGAAGTATTCGACTTTATAAGGGGCTACATCAATCAGTAACTATAATTTTGTATTTCCGTTTTGTAACTGACACAACAGCGGTTTTTTCTTCTAATTTTTATGGACTTTAAATATTTTTTGATTGATATTAGAAAGGCAGTCCCACAGTAGGCTTCGCAAGAGGGCTCGTGGGCATTTTTTATTTAGGATTATATTTTTATTTTGTGGGTTTGAAACCATATTTTAAGTTCATATAAATTAACTATATTTGCAGAAAATTCAGTTTGATCTTTAGCTCTTAAAATCTATAATTATATATTAAGAGATGCTGCAAAAGATTCTGAATTAGGTCGAATAATTTCGGAATAAGATAGATTATGAACTATGCAAATTTTTCGATTAATTCAAATTAAGAAAAATAATATGTTATGCCAAGCTACTAAAATTGCTTTATTAATTTTTTTTCATTAAATTAAAAAATCATTAAATCAACAAGGAGGATTTTTAATGAAAAAACTATTAACAGTATGCGCTTTAATATTCACTAGCTCTTCATTTGCAATGGACATAAGTCCACTACTTACTACTGAAGCAATTAGTCCAGCAGTTATTTCTTCAGATTATATATCTCATGAATATAATCCTATTAGTTCATTAATAAAAGGATAATTTTCAAGATAAGAAAATTTAATTTGCTGCCTATAAAAATAAACTTTATTGAGTTTATTTTTATAGGTTTTTACTTATATGAATTATCTTTATTGAAGTATTCTTTTTTCCATTTCTTTATTAATAACTTCTTTTAATTTTTCAAAACTTTCGATCGTCTGATATGACAAATAAATAACTCTTGTTCCATAAAAAAACTCGACTTTATTTTCAACTTCTTAAAACGAATTTCTATTATCTTTTCTAAGTTGAGATAATGATGGCTTCCATTTTCAACTGGAATTTTAATAAAATCATTCACAAAAAATCCTCCTATATTTCATTTAAGGATCATTTTTTTGTTTTCGATATTTTTCAATAATTCAAGGGTATTG
This window harbors:
- a CDS encoding methyltransferase, translated to MNYGKITPLLNLYDGKIILAACKLGIFEKLSNEKMTAKEIAISLNLDFDYTKDFMLLLKKIGVVLQNDQYFYNTEEALTYLNSKSKYFLKNLLLSLSTWGDHWNYIDEAVKFGKSAVELINSSSSNDTWTQLFSNQERVSSFLGAMTEKSKIHSDWIIDNISINDNEVLVDCGGGSGNLLVSLLNKFNISKAILFERIEIIELLKKELNTRFSNIQSRIQLKDGDFFKPSTIPENGTTYILSWILHNWKDADAHLILKNLNERMSETSKLIVFDTVVPFEAISDQTEIVGRFSMKLYFGSSERNYQDFKELFEKSNFIIEKYIQKPSEPTKALFILKKINVK
- a CDS encoding transposase, producing MRCRRRFTAEEKLRIVEETLQPESSTSSVSRKYRIQPSQLYVWRRLMKEGQMEAVEAEEKVVPISELKALQKKIHELERILGRKTLEVEILKEAVKIGREKKLISQEPLQGLGDFK
- a CDS encoding DDE-type integrase/transposase/recombinase — protein: MKPIAEALGVSRSHLLSTFQQENNNSSRKLREQNNIISDEEIILILRIITNGRPTYGYRRGIGKPKFKITTKIDKQALHCPNLISGDFTSYKPNEIWTSDITYIPTKEGWIYLCIILDTFSRAIIGWSMQDNLKRELVLNSLNMAYKKDFIFQKESFFSTLKKELVHRCNFLTRKEAKIFSHRIYRGVL
- a CDS encoding radical SAM protein; its protein translation is MLDQFSGFKKELQEILNLNNIGVKIQKERYRRDRKDWIFDTLKGAFINDENDILINLLDNYLDKTEPIAGDYGSWGDLLNFQNYIRNSDIPYYNKSKLYFFTAAIAAQQIEFGLIKTDESIPYLYEFVKEFFILSEENSILLSVNGYIYEKYSLTGIIKIKSIKGKISIQVFKKEKNTSEIIEKLSNIYGWNSQSLAMNNNSKYNSFWGLSKFEIYGYFHSIKSNNYNMSFQSFIESVYPIWLPKSLGITTSFYCNARCAHCYNASSPENKKKFIEWKQIKSNITEWVSMGLNEVGISGGEPFQFPDELVELVQELKNLKIEKIIPFSNGFLGKDDLKLCNILKQLKSVGFGNNAEDHVKISTGQFHLPFISVEHILNFAKRHYEIIGNKCLFDIEVLENNEYLKDIISKAKEYNIAHIIEWKYRSKFSKSGRAKSLLKINNLTEPKLNDLKCPVRNRAAVYPDSGWVYCTGTIYPKKHISFSKLEELSIYEIFAKAHFDDKFIFLSLGSFEDYLKYKNSNIEDHKFKMDNNSTPCSICSKVYS
- a CDS encoding DUF692 family multinuclear iron-containing protein; this encodes MKIGISLSPQHVPKEYYEKSLKHPEIDFVEIAIEGFIYRKDFKAKETLQKILDHKPATAHGYSLSLLDPSPWEDNKLELHEKFLNSNSFLAWADHYALTTLDGIAFSSLTPAPIGIEAENLLNKRLSIIESKITSCPFYFENPAAPFLMEHQNSAVNIFPKCFKGRKSKMLLDISNLVANEINFGISADMELEKLNGVSIGEIHLAGGEWHENFYRDTHSSPVNKRSWDLLKQYRSIFEENTLIVIEREQKIPPFEETLEETRRVRSIFGI